A genomic stretch from Syntrophales bacterium includes:
- a CDS encoding FAD-dependent oxidoreductase — protein MKHIRLFEPIRINRLTVENRTVMPAMGLHYTDDYTFNDRYSAFYRTRAHGGVGLMIVGPLAVDLYGGAPVMPGLFDDRNMKIISALNAEMHRDTKAKIGVQLFHMGRNAPTRLFTGEPALAPSAVRSRLTGDVPKAMTEEDIERVQDSFARAAGRAVAAGFDFIEIIACTGYLVSQFLSPLTNLRTDGYGGSWENRMRFGLELIRRVRAAVGPDIALGIRVAGNDFMEGSNTNAESALFCAEAEKAGVDAINVTGGWHETLVPQLTQGVPPGAYAYLARGIREKVSVPVFASNRLGDPDVAERVLRSGAADMICWGRPLIADPDLPRKVREGRLDEIIRCVSCNQGCFDSVFLARGIFCAVNPTVGHEGEPPAEKSLKRKNVFVAGGGPAGMQFALTASGRGHAVTIFEKEQGLGGQIPVAAGPPAKGELLHIRDGMAKRLGRTDVEIRFGRSLTAEDVKRERPDAVVVATGAEPIAIRVPGIDKPHVVDAWDVLRGNVAHIGKRVVVVGGNAVGCETAEWIATDGLPDPETFMFLACHGAEAPEKLQSLGVCNGRGITVIDMVDRIGANVGPSTRWVLMQSLKRHGVELRTGTRLVEILDDAVVVETGAGRERIGADTVVMAVGSRSVNGLVEELRLTGVEVIVIGDAKTPRKFSDAIAEGYAEARNL, from the coding sequence ATGAAACACATCCGGCTGTTCGAGCCCATCCGGATCAATCGGCTGACCGTCGAGAATCGTACGGTGATGCCTGCCATGGGCCTTCATTACACGGACGACTACACGTTCAACGACCGCTACTCCGCGTTTTACAGGACCCGCGCCCACGGGGGCGTGGGGCTGATGATCGTCGGTCCCCTGGCGGTCGATCTCTATGGCGGGGCTCCGGTCATGCCCGGCCTGTTCGACGACCGGAACATGAAGATCATCTCGGCGCTCAACGCCGAGATGCACAGGGACACGAAGGCGAAGATCGGCGTTCAGCTCTTTCACATGGGAAGAAACGCCCCGACCCGGCTCTTCACGGGAGAGCCGGCCCTGGCGCCTTCCGCCGTGCGGAGCCGGCTCACGGGAGACGTTCCGAAGGCCATGACGGAGGAGGACATCGAGCGCGTACAGGACTCCTTTGCCCGGGCGGCCGGGAGGGCCGTCGCAGCGGGGTTCGATTTCATTGAAATCATCGCCTGCACGGGCTACCTGGTCAGCCAGTTCCTGTCCCCGCTGACGAACCTTCGCACCGACGGCTACGGCGGGTCCTGGGAGAACCGGATGCGCTTCGGCCTGGAGCTGATCCGCCGGGTGCGGGCGGCCGTCGGACCCGATATCGCCTTGGGCATCCGGGTGGCCGGGAACGACTTCATGGAGGGAAGCAACACGAACGCCGAATCGGCCCTCTTTTGCGCGGAGGCCGAGAAGGCGGGCGTTGACGCGATCAACGTGACGGGCGGCTGGCATGAGACGCTCGTCCCCCAGCTCACGCAGGGCGTTCCTCCCGGTGCCTACGCCTATCTGGCCCGGGGCATCCGGGAAAAGGTTTCCGTTCCCGTGTTCGCCTCCAACCGCCTGGGCGACCCCGATGTCGCGGAGCGGGTCCTCCGGTCGGGGGCGGCCGACATGATCTGCTGGGGACGGCCGCTGATCGCCGATCCGGATCTGCCCCGTAAGGTCAGAGAGGGCCGACTCGACGAGATCATCCGCTGCGTCTCCTGCAACCAGGGCTGCTTCGACAGTGTGTTCCTGGCGAGGGGGATTTTCTGTGCCGTGAATCCGACCGTCGGGCACGAGGGGGAACCGCCGGCAGAGAAATCCTTGAAGCGGAAGAATGTGTTTGTCGCCGGGGGCGGCCCGGCGGGGATGCAGTTTGCATTGACCGCCTCCGGACGCGGCCATGCGGTCACGATTTTCGAAAAGGAACAGGGCCTGGGAGGCCAGATCCCCGTTGCAGCGGGTCCGCCGGCCAAGGGGGAGCTTCTCCACATCCGGGACGGCATGGCGAAACGGCTCGGTCGGACGGACGTGGAGATCCGGTTCGGCCGTTCCCTGACGGCCGAGGACGTGAAGCGGGAGCGGCCCGACGCCGTGGTCGTGGCCACGGGGGCGGAGCCGATCGCCATCCGCGTTCCGGGCATCGACAAGCCCCACGTTGTTGACGCCTGGGACGTGCTCCGGGGGAATGTCGCCCACATCGGGAAAAGGGTCGTCGTCGTCGGAGGAAACGCCGTCGGCTGCGAGACGGCGGAATGGATCGCCACGGATGGGCTGCCGGACCCGGAGACGTTCATGTTTCTTGCCTGCCACGGCGCGGAAGCCCCGGAAAAGCTGCAGTCCCTGGGGGTCTGCAACGGCCGCGGCATCACCGTGATCGACATGGTGGACCGCATCGGGGCCAACGTAGGGCCGTCCACCCGCTGGGTGCTCATGCAGAGCCTGAAGCGGCACGGTGTGGAGCTTCGCACCGGGACGAGGCTGGTCGAGATCCTCGATGACGCTGTTGTCGTCGAGACGGGCGCGGGACGGGAGCGCATCGGGGCGGATACGGTGGTCATGGCCGTCGGGTCCAGGTCCGTGAACGGCCTGGTGGAAGAGCTTCGACTCACGGGCGTCGAGGTGATTGTCATCGGCGATGCGAAAACACCCAGGAAATTCAGCGACGCCATCGCCGAGGGGTATGCAGAGGCCCGGAACCTGTAA
- a CDS encoding YiiD C-terminal domain-containing protein, with product MIEEKYRHVADFSCNGIEGIRRTGIRVVEMRDRYVKTLMPIQGNVNHVGIMYAGSLFALGEMMGGALFGAAFDYLKYLPVAKEVSIRYRRPAMTDVTLVAEISEEDVARITAVLEEKGKADIPLDLELKDAQGEVVAIVHGVWQGRKIPDGFEVPWGKA from the coding sequence ATGATTGAAGAGAAGTACAGGCATGTGGCCGATTTTTCCTGCAACGGCATCGAGGGCATCAGGCGAACGGGAATCCGGGTGGTCGAGATGCGGGACCGATACGTCAAGACGCTCATGCCCATCCAGGGAAATGTGAATCATGTCGGGATCATGTATGCGGGCTCCCTCTTTGCCCTGGGAGAGATGATGGGCGGGGCGCTGTTCGGGGCGGCTTTCGATTATTTGAAATACTTGCCCGTTGCAAAGGAAGTCTCCATCCGCTATCGCCGTCCCGCCATGACCGACGTTACCCTGGTCGCGGAGATTTCGGAGGAAGACGTCGCCCGGATCACGGCGGTGCTTGAGGAGAAGGGAAAGGCGGACATTCCCCTCGACCTGGAGCTGAAGGACGCACAGGGGGAAGTGGTCGCCATCGTCCATGGGGTCTGGCAGGGGAGAAAGATTCCCGACGGCTTTGAGGTCCCGTGGGGGAAAGCGTAA
- a CDS encoding enoyl-CoA hydratase/isomerase family protein, whose product MNDYVRGEKKGAIFYLTLNRPEQRNAITFEMVETISRMVEDLIVDPEVRVIIMKGEGKVFSAGVDFASLAALVGRFMADSAAGGASIRADISRYQHYINRLEAIEIPIICAMQHRVLGLGLELTLACDIRLMSDDCLWSMPELKFGVVPDLGGTARLSRIVGASKAMEILMTGRMYTAAQALEFGLINGVCPGASLLEEAEKMAGDIIAMGPVAVGAVKRIVRGGDGIDLMTHLGMEVTLQSALLRGEDFQEGVKALMEGRKPDWKRR is encoded by the coding sequence GTGAACGACTATGTACGCGGTGAAAAGAAAGGCGCCATTTTCTACCTGACCCTGAATCGGCCGGAACAGCGGAACGCCATTACCTTCGAGATGGTCGAGACGATCTCGCGGATGGTCGAGGATCTGATCGTCGATCCCGAGGTCCGGGTCATCATCATGAAGGGAGAAGGCAAGGTCTTCTCGGCGGGTGTCGATTTTGCCTCCCTGGCCGCCCTCGTCGGGCGGTTCATGGCCGATTCGGCCGCCGGCGGGGCATCCATCCGGGCCGACATTTCCCGGTACCAGCATTACATCAACCGCCTGGAGGCCATCGAGATCCCGATCATCTGCGCCATGCAGCACCGCGTGCTGGGGCTGGGGCTGGAGCTGACCCTGGCCTGCGACATCCGCCTGATGAGCGACGACTGCCTCTGGAGCATGCCGGAGCTCAAGTTCGGCGTCGTTCCGGACCTCGGAGGGACGGCCCGCCTGAGCCGGATCGTCGGGGCCTCCAAGGCCATGGAGATCCTGATGACGGGAAGAATGTACACGGCCGCCCAGGCGCTTGAATTCGGACTGATCAATGGTGTATGTCCGGGTGCCTCCCTGCTGGAGGAGGCCGAGAAGATGGCCGGGGACATCATCGCCATGGGTCCCGTCGCCGTAGGCGCGGTCAAGCGGATCGTCAGGGGAGGGGATGGAATCGACCTCATGACCCACCTGGGCATGGAGGTCACGCTCCAGAGCGCCCTCCTCCGCGGCGAAGATTTTCAGGAAGGGGTGAAGGCCCTGATGGAAGGGCGGAAACCGGATTGGAAAAGGAGATGA
- a CDS encoding SpoIIE family protein phosphatase, whose protein sequence is MAGRSSNGAVKYNVPGILSVLLIPGSDKADWAGIGDAVLVDGQRRIVAVADGPERNPDASSAFLRRFQAGMSDLMEPGRAWSFMNGGFTHLVSATNLLVRETSYHGGTTFSAVVLGQDNRYAVLHAGDSLIFRLRPSTGEVVQLSRTNHCLVGRSAGLFQAEEASFLDQDMFLVASDGLTSLARSCGQGTAAFVDGLMRTCASIPDMIESICESARRIERGLDDIGVVVVKPGRLSGAGEEIPAPSLFP, encoded by the coding sequence ATGGCGGGACGCAGCAGCAACGGAGCGGTGAAATACAACGTCCCCGGCATCCTGTCGGTTCTCCTGATTCCCGGATCGGATAAGGCGGACTGGGCAGGGATCGGGGACGCGGTCCTGGTCGACGGGCAGCGGCGCATCGTGGCCGTCGCGGACGGCCCGGAACGGAATCCCGATGCCTCCTCCGCTTTTCTGAGGCGTTTTCAGGCGGGGATGTCCGATCTGATGGAGCCCGGGAGGGCCTGGTCGTTCATGAACGGCGGCTTCACGCACCTGGTTTCCGCCACCAACCTGCTGGTCCGCGAGACCTCCTACCATGGCGGGACGACGTTTTCCGCCGTGGTTCTCGGGCAGGACAACCGGTATGCCGTCCTGCATGCGGGGGACAGCCTGATCTTCCGGCTCCGGCCGTCGACGGGCGAAGTCGTTCAGCTCAGCCGGACCAACCACTGCCTGGTCGGACGGTCGGCGGGCCTCTTTCAGGCCGAGGAGGCGTCCTTTCTGGATCAGGACATGTTTCTTGTTGCGTCCGACGGACTGACGTCCCTGGCGCGCAGTTGCGGACAGGGAACGGCGGCGTTCGTCGACGGCCTGATGAGGACATGTGCGTCCATCCCGGACATGATCGAGAGCATCTGCGAATCCGCCCGCCGGATCGAGCGGGGGCTTGACGACATCGGTGTCGTGGTCGTGAAGCCCGGGCGGCTGTCCGGAGCCGGGGAAGAGATTCCGGCTCCGTCGCTATTTCCATGA